Sequence from the Candidatus Poribacteria bacterium genome:
AGTAATTTGCTATTTCGCTGTTTTCCTCTCACGGAAGTCGGATCGGGCGTTCCAGACCCGATCCCATTTCCAGATTGACTCGCGTGACCTCCGCCGTATTCTTCGGATAGGCTTGCCGATGGGCGTTCACAATCTGATGGATATGGGGAGCTTTACGGTGTTTGTCGCCTTGGTCGGACGCATGGGTGACATCGCACTTGCGGCGAATAATGCCGGGGTCACTTTGATTTCTACATCATTTATGCCTCTGTATGGAATTTCTATGGCAGCAACGACGCTGGTTGGGCACTACATCGGATCCGGTCAACTCCATTATGCCCGCAGGAGTGGCTACACGGCGATAAAATTGGGAGTAGTATATACTTTTTTCGTTGCGATTGCGTTTTTTGCGGTACCAGAATTTCTTATCTCGCTGGTTACACCGGATGCGGAGGTTATTCGTCTCGGGACGCGGCTCCTGTTTTTTGCAGCGCTTTTTCAACTCTCCGATGGGTTTGGTATCTGTGCGTCGGGTGCACTCAAGGGGGCCGGTGATACCTTTTTCACCATGTGCGTTAGCATCGGGTATGCGTGGCTGCTCTTTCTTCCGCTTGCATATAGTTTAGCATTTTTGTTGGGGTATGGAGTTCCCGGCGCGTGGTGTGGTGCCACAATCTATATCATTTTGGCGGGTATAACCTATTTCCTCCGTTTTCGCAGTGACCGGTGGGAGCGTATTCGAATCTAAAGACTGATCCGAGTGCTGTTCCGCGACGATGTGGTAATATTCGTGGATATCAATGGGAGGGACGGACAAATGCTTGGACGACATACGGAATTCAACAAAATTCGGCGATGGTCAGCGATACTGGTCGCTTTAATTGTGCATCTGATTATCGGAATTGTTTACGTCTTAACTCCTCGTGACGAAGTGGTCAGAGATAAGGACCATATCTGGGTGGAATGGGTGAAAGAGCCACCGAGACCTGAGGTGAAAACGATTAAGATCAAACCGCCGCTGAAGATGCAAGCTCGTAAGCCTGACGAGAATTTGGCTCTCAGATCGAAAGAAAAACTCCTTGAATCCTCACGCCACAAATTGACGGAAGTTGCCCGCCGCAGCCAACGGATTGTACGCGAGAATTTCGATGTGACTACAGCCCCGCTCACTGAGAAGCTGCCGGACGTAATGACGGATGTGGACTTGCGGGAATCTGAAAGGTCAGATATTGGGCGACCGGTTTCACTTCGGGCGGACGGCCAAGGCAAAGTGACGGGACGGGTGCGCGTGCGTGGTCAACGTAGCGGTCTGGATATGGTGGATTCGTTGGGAGGCTCAGAAAAAGGGTTGATTGGTGGAGGTGGGTCGCCGGGTGCTGGGAAAAAATTAAAGAAATTACCGAACATCAAGGACAAACTCGGCATCATCGAATTCATTGAGGAAGCGGAGGGGCCCCAACAGGTTATCTTCTGCCTTGATGTCTCCGCGAGTATGCAGGCGGCTGGACTAAGAAAACTGGAATTGGCAATTGAAGCGATCAAGGAAGCGTTGGCTTCCCTTGATGCGGATGATTCTTTCAATATCATCACTTTTGCGGCGAATGCCAAGATGGGGAAGGGTAAGCTAGCACCGGTGACAGAGAAGAACATCGAAACGGTGTCGAAGTATCTGGATCGGTTCACGCCCGAACGAATCGCAAATAGTCAAGGAACAAACCTCCTCGAAGCCATTGAAACGGCACTTGAGGTCAACCCATCAATTATTGTGTTGGTTACCGACGGTTTACCCACAACAGGTAATCATAAAAATATTGAAGTAGATTCGACAACAATTCTGGAAACCGTCAAAGCGAAAAATGTTAATAGTGCAAGCATCTATGTTGTTGCGCTTGAGATAGATCTGAAGCATTCACCCGGTGCCGGCCTCCTTATCGATCTAGTTGAACAAAACAGTGGAGAGATAAAAGTCGTTGATTACAAGCAGCTCGTGGAATTTGCACAGGAGGACTCGGATACAGAGGAATTTTGATGATAGGTTCGGGTAAGTAGTCGGCATACTCCGTATGCCGTAGCCCTTGTGCAAATGATCGCACGGTTACTGCTTCCCGCTTTGTTATAGGTGTGTGAGTTTCACTCTATCTATTTATCCTACGTTACAATAAAGGCCCCATAGGTCGGGAAAAGCCCCAGAGGGGCGATATGTGTATAGCAATTCCGAAATTCCATGCCCCAAAGCCCCAGAGGGGCGACATGTGTGTNNNNNNNGTATCAATGACCTACAGGTTGTCTAGCAACTTGAGTTAAAATGAAGTTGACAGTTCATCTGGGCGTCCATATAATTTCAACCGATTTGTAGTAGATTTTAGAATTATTTAGACACTCCCAATGCACAACCAACCCCCTAAATCCCCCTTATCAGGGGGACTTTTGAGACTGCGCGAAGGTTGGAGTTATTGGTAAATGTCTACTTATTTTTAGAATTCACTATAGATGGAATGGCGGACAATGAACGTTGTCCTGTACACAGACAATTTTCGTGGATTTATATAAAAAGAAAGTGCAAAGCGCGAAGAGAAACCGAGTTTTTTCGGAAAAACTCGGTTTCTGCTGCACGATTTCTTTACATGAGCCTTTTCGTGAATTCTACATGAGGTGTTTTTATGTTCAAAAAGAGCTGGATTATTAGTAGTTTACTGGTGTTGTTGTTTGGATTTACTATCGGCACAGCCGATGCAGCAAAATTTAAGGTTGCCTTACTGACCCCCGGTTCAATCAGCGATGCTGGGTGGAATGCGCTGGCTTATGAAGGACTCAAGCGCATTGAAAAGGAGTTGGGAGTCGAGGTCAGCCATGTTGAAAGCAAAGCTCCATCGCAGTGGGAGGAACATTTCCGATTCTACGCGAGCAAGGGGTTCGGTCTGGTTTTTGGGCACGGATTTGAGTATCAAGAAGCCGCAAAATCTGTCGCGCCCGACTTCCCGGATACGGTGTTTATCACAACTTCTGGCAACACAGTTTTGGATAATGTGGCATCGATTGTGTTTGAGCTTGAGGAGGTAACATATCTGCTAGGAGTCATTGCTGGCACAATGAGCGAGACGGGAAAGATTGGACTTATCGGCGGCATGAACATCCCACCGATCAATAGCACCTTTCACGCCCTCGAAGAAGGAGCGAAATCTGTCAATCCAGATATCAAAGTATCCCAATCTTACGTCGGAGATTGGGAGAACATCGGAAAAGCAAAAGAATTGGCATTGTCCCAAATCACAGAGGGGATTGATTTCATCTTTCACAATGCGGATGCTGCCGGTCGTGGGGTTTTTCATGCTGTCGAAGAGAGTCGCAAAGCGGGTAAGGACGTTTACGCTTTCGGTTCAAATCTAGATCAGAACGATATCGCCCCCGATGCAATCCTCGCAAGTGCTGTGATTGATACCAAAGCCTTTGTATACATCGCCGACTTAGTTCAGACGGGCAAATTTGAACCCCAAGTAATGTGGATGGGGATGTCGCTTAATGAGACTGTGAAGTTGGTCTACAACCCGAAATTGAAGGATCGGATTCCTAAAGATCTCCGCGCCAAAGTTGAGAAAATTCGTCAGGATATTCTCGCCGGTAAGTTTAAAGCACCTCGCGTAAAATTTTAGAAGCCTATCCCGCAGGTGCAGAAAATGACGGAATGCACGTTGCTATCTAAAAAAGAACCGGAGAATTCACGGGGCAATCCTTACGGATCAGGCGTACGGTATGAACAAACAGGTTCTACCTATGAAAATTACCGAAATTGAAGCACTGCATTTGCGCTTGCCTATTATTCAAGAAGTCGCCGATGGCACCCAAGACTGTCTCATTGTGCGAGTGCACACCGACGCTGGACTCACCGGATTAGGAGAGGTCGTCTCCTGCTCGTATGTCGCCCGGGCGGTTATTGAAGCCCCACGTTCCGCGCCTTTTCGGCATGGCTTGGCCTCCATTGTCAAGGGTATAGATGCGGCAGATATAGATGCCGTATCACAGGCAATGATCGAAGGCACTGCTTGGTACGGTCCCGGTGGCGTTACCCGACACGCAATGAGTGGGATCGATATGGCACTGTGGGATCTGCGTGGTAAGGCGATGGGGGTGCCCGTCCGTGCGTTACTCAGCGAGACTCCGGTTGACGCAATACCGTGTTATGCCAGTGTTCTCTGGCCCGAACGTCCAGAGTTGATGGCGGCGTCAGCACGGGAATTCTTGGAACAAGGGTACCGGGCAGTGAAATATGGTTGGGCACCGATGGGACCAGACCCGGACCTGGACGAAGCGTTGGTTGCCGCTGCCCGCGACGCGCTGGGACCTGAAATAGATCTGATGGTAGATGCTGGCCGCGCTTGGGATTTGCAGACAGCGCTGGAGCGCGTCGAACGGTTCCAGAAATACGATGTTTGCTGGCTTGAAGAGCCGTTGAACCCCTACGACACGGTAGGGTACAGGCTGCTCTCCAAGTCCTCGTCGATACCGATTGCCGCCGGCGAGGCGGTGACGTTAATCGAGGAGTACGAGACCTTGCTCATAGATGGCGGGATACAGGTGGTTCAGCCCGATCTGGGGCGAGTTGGAGGCATTACCGGGGGAAAGCGGATTGCCGCTTTGGCACAAGATACCGGTGCGTGGGTTGTCCCTCATGCCTTTGGGACCGGTGTCCTGCTTGCCGCGTCTGCTCAATGGGCTGCCTCTTTTGAAAAGCCGATGACAGAATTTACTCGTGCTCCGTCTCCGCTAGCGCAAGACCTAGTTCATCACAGTATGAGTTTCCGAGACGGGAAGTTACACCTAACCGATGCCCCGGGGCTGGGAGTCGAATTAGATGCACAGGTTGTGGATGCATATCGTGTGAACTAGAACATCGCGGCAGGAGCGATACTTCCGCCAAGCAGCACTTGGGTGCTGAATGAAGGGAAAATCATCCATTGGCATCACTCGCACTTGAACTGCACGGCATCACCAAGGCATTTGGAAATAACCTTGCCGTAGATAGCGT
This genomic interval carries:
- a CDS encoding MATE family efflux transporter, with the translated sequence MQQNIESQGVKGGLAGPGGYREVWLLAYPIVITMLSRTAMMFVDTAMVGRLGATELAAVGLAGILTWTLFSFFQGFLGSVNTFVAQRYGAGDRRGITVAAWQGLYLALGSYLIILVINLFTVPAFALMKPSPEVQRLGIIYTQIRLCGGITVFISFGMASFLRGIGDTKTPMRIEIVANLVNLLLDYLLIFGKFGCPRLEIVGAAIATLIAGVVAVICYFAVFLSRKSDRAFQTRSHFQIDSRDLRRILRIGLPMGVHNLMDMGSFTVFVALVGRMGDIALAANNAGVTLISTSFMPLYGISMAATTLVGHYIGSGQLHYARRSGYTAIKLGVVYTFFVAIAFFAVPEFLISLVTPDAEVIRLGTRLLFFAALFQLSDGFGICASGALKGAGDTFFTMCVSIGYAWLLFLPLAYSLAFLLGYGVPGAWCGATIYIILAGITYFLRFRSDRWERIRI
- a CDS encoding VWA domain-containing protein encodes the protein MLGRHTEFNKIRRWSAILVALIVHLIIGIVYVLTPRDEVVRDKDHIWVEWVKEPPRPEVKTIKIKPPLKMQARKPDENLALRSKEKLLESSRHKLTEVARRSQRIVRENFDVTTAPLTEKLPDVMTDVDLRESERSDIGRPVSLRADGQGKVTGRVRVRGQRSGLDMVDSLGGSEKGLIGGGGSPGAGKKLKKLPNIKDKLGIIEFIEEAEGPQQVIFCLDVSASMQAAGLRKLELAIEAIKEALASLDADDSFNIITFAANAKMGKGKLAPVTEKNIETVSKYLDRFTPERIANSQGTNLLEAIETALEVNPSIIVLVTDGLPTTGNHKNIEVDSTTILETVKAKNVNSASIYVVALEIDLKHSPGAGLLIDLVEQNSGEIKVVDYKQLVEFAQEDSDTEEF
- a CDS encoding BMP family protein, producing the protein MFKKSWIISSLLVLLFGFTIGTADAAKFKVALLTPGSISDAGWNALAYEGLKRIEKELGVEVSHVESKAPSQWEEHFRFYASKGFGLVFGHGFEYQEAAKSVAPDFPDTVFITTSGNTVLDNVASIVFELEEVTYLLGVIAGTMSETGKIGLIGGMNIPPINSTFHALEEGAKSVNPDIKVSQSYVGDWENIGKAKELALSQITEGIDFIFHNADAAGRGVFHAVEESRKAGKDVYAFGSNLDQNDIAPDAILASAVIDTKAFVYIADLVQTGKFEPQVMWMGMSLNETVKLVYNPKLKDRIPKDLRAKVEKIRQDILAGKFKAPRVKF
- a CDS encoding mandelate racemase/muconate lactonizing enzyme family protein, with protein sequence MNKQVLPMKITEIEALHLRLPIIQEVADGTQDCLIVRVHTDAGLTGLGEVVSCSYVARAVIEAPRSAPFRHGLASIVKGIDAADIDAVSQAMIEGTAWYGPGGVTRHAMSGIDMALWDLRGKAMGVPVRALLSETPVDAIPCYASVLWPERPELMAASAREFLEQGYRAVKYGWAPMGPDPDLDEALVAAARDALGPEIDLMVDAGRAWDLQTALERVERFQKYDVCWLEEPLNPYDTVGYRLLSKSSSIPIAAGEAVTLIEEYETLLIDGGIQVVQPDLGRVGGITGGKRIAALAQDTGAWVVPHAFGTGVLLAASAQWAASFEKPMTEFTRAPSPLAQDLVHHSMSFRDGKLHLTDAPGLGVELDAQVVDAYRVN